The Phyllopteryx taeniolatus isolate TA_2022b chromosome 9, UOR_Ptae_1.2, whole genome shotgun sequence genome contains a region encoding:
- the gnrh2 gene encoding progonadoliberin-2: MSVSRLALLLGLLLYIEAPLSNAQHWSHGWYPGGKRDLDSFGTSEISEEIKLCEGEECSYLRPQRRSILKAILLDILTRELQKRK, encoded by the exons ATGAGTGTATCTCGGCTGGCTTTACTGCTTGGACTGCTTCTATATATTGAAGCTCCATTGTCCAACGCCCAGCACTGGTCTCATGGTTGGTATCCTGGAGGCAAGAGGGACCTGGACTCTTTTGGCACATCAGAG atttcagAGGAGATTAAATTATGTGAGGGAGAGGAATGCAGTTACTTGAGACCACAGAGGAGGAGTATACTCAAGGCCATTCTT TTGGATATCTTAACCAGAGAACTCCAGAAGAGAAAGTAA
- the LOC133484017 gene encoding zinc finger matrin-type protein 1-like isoform X1, whose protein sequence is MDLLNVSTPQSVESGAQNNIDSAPLVTSATEPDKVINIKIDSTQIGGNASDEELLKGLLTDQRCHVCEAVLLFESQRLSHYEGKKHAQKLKLYLHNKRDEMRHTDSAGLLHSMPTDKDRCCELCNMVFTSPVVAKSHYEGKVHTKNLRKQSIHKPENNTEVSTLPSPSVDCATEDHISGSGNSTDLTTDPNAASSDSNKYCVLCEASFNNPQMALQHYSGRKHQRKKARQEMFKELEVVHEENPLSCAICNLQFNSVEMYQAHMQGNKHHTREKKVFKLCKSRQKSYSTFTDELAHYIEVQKARGLAPKIGLTLSKDEPQKGGDQVDAVADLDKGHMTQRGQTMANLFPTHYPHPPNCAPHFTVEGFQTLYMGPPWPSRGWDCNRPPSFANLKPSLESAAPPLKRHRKCSSSSSYSSASSSSSSYSSFTSSGASDSEEGEHRQRQRRRTKRSRRERGSPSRAASSEKARRRQQKRARDDHSEERRRDDNRGPGEERRKKGKYHSKQRWQERKLVEEKVKDSVALPDMMETRQETEANVVQPNDKQEQHVNVKFRKDKKKTKMIDNRTEEERLWDDSILGC, encoded by the exons ATGGACCTGCTGAACGTCAGCACTCCGCAGTCTGTGGAGTCTGGCGCTCAAAACAACATTGATAGTGCCCCTTTAGTGACTTCTGCTACGGAGCCAGATAAAGtaataaacattaaaattgATAGTACCCAGATTGGAG GAAATGCAAGTGACGAGGAACTCTTGAAAGGTCTCCTTACTGACCAACGCTGCCATGTGTGTGAAGCTGTGCTGTTGTTTGAGTCTCAGCGACTGTCACATTATGAG gggaaaaaacatgCCCAGAAGTTGAAGCTGTACTTGCATAACAAGAGAGATGAAATGAGACATACAGATTCGGCTGGACTGCTG CACAGCATGCCGACCGATAAGGATCGTTGTTGTGAGCTGTGTAACATGGTGTTTACATCTCCTGTGGTAGCAAAGTCACATTATGAAGGCAAAGTCCACACCAAAAATCTCAGAAAACAAAGTATTCATAAGCCAG AGAATAACACAGAGGTCAGCACTTTACCCAGTCCTTCGGTGGACTGTGCTACTGAAGACCACATATCAGGATCAGGGAACAGTACAGACCTGACAACTGATCCAAATGCAGCCAGTTCAGACTCAAACAAGTACTGTGTTTTGTGTGAGGCCTCCTTCAATAATCCCCAAATGGCACTGCAACACTACAGTGGCCGCAAGCACCAAAGGAAGAAGGCCAGACAGGAAATGTTCAAAGAGCTTGAAGTTGTCCATGAAG AGAACCCTCTGTCATGCGCCATATGTAATTTGCAATTCAACTCTGTGGAAATGTACCAAGCCCATATGCAGGGGAACAAGCACCACACCAG GGAGAAAAAGGTCTTCAAACTGTGCAAATCCCGACAGAAATCCTATAGCACATTCACCGATGAGCTTGCACATTACATCGAAGTCCAGAAAGCTCGTGGACTCGCACCCAAGATTGGCCTGACTCTATCTAAGGATGAACCGCAGAAAGGAGGTGATCAAGTAGATGCGGTAGCGGATTTAGACAAGGGGCATATGACACAACGAGGCCAGACCATGGCTAACCTTTTTCCCACGCATTACCCTCACCCACCCAATTGTGCCCCTCACTTCACTGTAGAAGGTTTCCAAACTCTGTATATGGGCCCTCCATGGCCGTCCAGGGGTTGGGACTGCAATCGTCCTCCATCTTTCGCAAACTTAAAGCCTTCACTGGAATCTGCTGCTCCACCTCTGAAGAGACACAGAAAGTGCTCAAGCTCCTCCTCGTATTCTTCCGcatcatcttcctcttcctcgtATTCCTCCTTCACAAGCAGTGGAGCAAGTGACAGTGAGGAGGGTGAACACAGACAAAGACAGAGGCGGAGGACCAAAAGATCCAGGAGGGAAAGAGGCAGTCCATCACGAGCTGCAAGCTCAGAAAAGGCGAGGCGCAGGCAACAAAAGAGAGCAAGAGATGATCACtcagaggagaggaggagagaTGATAATAGGGGACCAGGGGAAGAGAGGAGAAAGAAGGGGAAATACCACAGCAAGCAGAGATGGCAAGAAAGGAAACTAGTAGAGGAAAAAGTGAAGGACAGCGTAGCGCTCCCTGACATGATGGAAACTAGACAAGAGACGGAAGCGAATGTTGTGCAGCCAAATGACAAACAGGAACAACACGTCAATGTTAAATTTagaaaagacaagaagaaaacaaaaatgatagaCAATAGGACGGAGGAGGAGAGGTTGTGGGATGATTCCATTCTGGGTTGTTAA
- the cd8b gene encoding uncharacterized protein cd8b, whose amino-acid sequence MRTFALEVILLPWTLLTPCLWSFGSGQILQPAVSILYPQLLSTQFIQCKCVNIACESVFWFRTIFNQNKVQFLGRSNNANRVVYGNSTEVSRFQLTKKNSEAFILQIINVTEEDTGIYSCILKDRKNEELWQPGFLLLPGVNLYVTERLPTKPPESTLQLNCSCTDTLAGDCDSLVLWSLGGLATVLVTTLVCSLYYFSRLPKKCQHHFVK is encoded by the exons ATGCGAACGTTCGCGCTTGAAGTGATTCTGCTACCGTGGACTCTGCTGACACCATGCCTGTGGTCATTTG GTTCGGGCCAGATCCTGCAACCAGCAGTCAGCATCCTCTACCCGCAGCTCCTCAGTACACAGTTTATTCAATGCAAATGCGTCAATATCGCCTGCGAGTCAGTCTTCTGGTTCCGCACTATTTTCaaccaaaataaagttcagtttcTGGGCAGGTCAAACAATGCCAATCGTGTAGTTTACGGAAACAGTACGGAAGTTAGTCGCTTCCAATTGACAAAAAAGAACAGTGAGGCCTTCATACTGCAAATCATCAATGTGACAGAAGAGGACACCGGAATATATTCTTGTATTTTAAAGGACAGGAAAAATGAAGAACTATGGCAGCCTGGCTTTCTTCTTCTCCCTGGAG TCAATCTTTATGTAACAGAACGGCTCCCGACTAAACCACCTGAATCAACACTCCAACTTAACTGTAGCTGCACTGACACTTTAGCAG GTGATTGTGACTCACTCGTCTTGTGGTCATTGGGTGGACTTGCCACAGTCCTGGTGACAACACTCGTCTGCAGCCTGTACTACTTCAGCC GACTTCCCAAAAAATGTCAGCACCATTTTGTGAAGTAA